One window from the genome of Salvia miltiorrhiza cultivar Shanhuang (shh) chromosome 7, IMPLAD_Smil_shh, whole genome shotgun sequence encodes:
- the LOC130992192 gene encoding uncharacterized protein At1g15400-like, which translates to MESLQRSAISFRRQGSSGFVWDDKFLAGEFNKLANERKEESSSNSKETQEDPAATAVKKSPPPPAGLTIERSRSNGGRGFRTGKVSPAVEPPSPRVSAFGCCGAFGKGEKTRRRPPKSGKRVM; encoded by the coding sequence ATGGAGAGCTTGCAGAGATCTGCCATATCGTTCCGGCGACAAGGCTCGTCGGGATTCGTGTGGGACGACAAATTCCTCGCTGGCGAGTTTAATAAGCTCGCGAACGAGCGGAAGGAGgagagcagcagcaacagcaaggaGACTCAGGAGGATCCGGCAGCCACCGCCGTGaagaaatcgccgccgccgccagccgGATTGACGATCGAGAGGAGCCGATCCAACGGCGGGAGGGGTTTCCGTACCGGGAAGGTTTCTCCGGCGGTCGAGCCGCCTTCGCCTAGGGTTTCGGCGTTCGGATGCTGCGGTGCTTTCGGGAAGGGCGAGAAGACGCGCCGCCGGCCGCCGAAGTCCGGTAAGCGCGTGATGTGA
- the LOC130992151 gene encoding probable receptor-like protein kinase At1g49730 has protein sequence MWFLGFSTSNRRSYLVMGAIAMVIILTVIVRKWAIYLESNDRRSSGKIVDKSDVDHSLQGNQKARVRPCASSIRTYALEELKVATSDFRIRIGVGATSYVYLAELGDGRFGAVKRVLEERGGSQKMFLDEVSVLLRISHPNLVGLLGFCLEKGEQLLLLEYVPNKSLFDRMHTRQGHYSGTLTWQNRVSVALDIAYALDYLHSVADPPVIHRDIKSSNVLLINDDHAKLADFGLCKLGSHAQRAHTPIAVKGSLGYIDTIYLDTGIVSPKSDVYSFGVLLLELITGMKSLQGSSTLAEWTEEYRGSDDVEIMVKMLDPKLKLGDVNVEQLKLLVDVANVALVEDCEARPDMTQIAYRIATCMEIQPQLQPDLPV, from the exons ATGTGGTTTCTTGGTTTCTCCACATCAAACCGAAGAAGCTATTTGGTAATGGGCGCGATCGCAATGGTGATCATCCTCACCGTCATTGTAAGGAAATGGGCAATCTACCTGGAGTCGAACGATCGTAGATCGTCGGGCAAGATTGTGGATAAGAGCGACGTAGATCACTCGCTGCAGGGGAATCAGAAGGCAAGAGTCCGTCCCTGTGCTTCGTCGATAAGGACGTACGCCCTCGAGGAGCTCAAGGTGGCGACGAGCGATTTCAGGATTCGGATCGGGGTTGGGGCGACGTCGTACGTGTACCTCGCTGAGCTCGGAGACGGAAGGTTCGGAGCGGTGAAGCGCGTGTTGGAGGAGAGGGGCGGCAGCCAGAAGATGTTTCTTGATGAGGTCTCGGTTTTGCTTAGGATTTCGCATCCCAATCTCGTTGGCTTGCTTGGATTCTGCCTCGAGAAAG GGGAGCAGCTGCTACTTCTCGAATACGTCCCAAACAAGAGCCTATTCGACCGAATGCACACGCGGCAGGGCCACTACTCGGGCACGCTGACGTGGCAAAATCGAGTCAGCGTTGCACTGGACATTGCGTACGCCCTCGATTACCTCCACTCGGTGGCTGATCCCCCAGTCATACACCGGGATATCAAGTCGTCCAATGTGCTCCTCATCAATGACGACCATGCCAAGCTTGCAGACTTCGGGCTCTGCAAGCTTGGCAGCCACGCCCAGAGGGCCCACACTCCGATAGCAGTCAAGGGCTCTCTGGGCTACATCGACACTATTTACCTCGACACGGGGATAGTGTCCCCCAAGAGCGACGTCTACAGCTTTGGAGTCCTGCTTCTGGAGCTCATCACGGGGATGAAGTCGCTACAGGGCTCGTCCACGTTGGCCGAGTGGACCGAGGAGTACCGGGGGAGTGATGACGTGGAAATCATGGTCAAAATGTTGGACCCTAAACTCAAATTGGGTGATGTTAATGTTGAGCAGCTCAAACTTTTGGTGGATGTTGCAAATGTTGCTTTGGTTGAGGATTGTGAAGCAAGGCCTGATATGACACAAATTGCTTATAGAATTGCAACTTGTATGGAAATTCAACCTCAATTGCAACCTGACTTGCCAGTTTAG
- the LOC130992156 gene encoding uncharacterized protein LOC130992156, with protein sequence MSFFQTFICSPSMHCFIPRDTMHRKGKQKRAMMRLTASSIIHQGEEFHTPAALSDPTNVIGILGGDSSLIFAKKLVDHETELPFILCMEPVLRNELLLLQKGPFRCLSGKPERVHIDHSLVVEKLRCKRAILEKCGVCCIVMPCHVLQCWHDEIEEGCSVPFIHMGESVAEELKEAKLRPIEAGSALSIGVLATNSSLVTRMYQQKLENEGFEVLIPDSNTLKHIVMPAVEALSQKDFVGATNLLRISLHILLVRAVNRIVLASDELRELLPPDDPLWRKCIDPMDALACSTVKYAQSAERRSK encoded by the exons ATGTCGTTTTTCCAGACGTTCATTTGTTCACCTAGCATGCACTGTTTCATACCTAGAGACACGATGCACAGGAAAGGGAAACAAAAACGAGCAATGATGAGACTTACAGCGTCGTCGATCATCCATCAAGGTGAAGAATTCCACACTCCAGCAGCTCTCAGTGATCCAACCAATGTTATAGGGATACTTGGAGGTGATTCCAGTCTGATTTTCGCCAAGAAACTCGTTGATCACGAAACAGAGCTGCCATTCATCCTCTGCATGGAACCAGTGCTAAGAAATGAGCTTTTGTTGCTTCAAAAAGGTCCGTTCCGTTGCCTTTCTGGTAAACCTGAACGAGTGCATATTGACCACAGTTTGGTCGTTGAAAAATTAAGGTGTAAACGAGCAATTCTTGAGAAATGTGGAGTTTGCTGCATTGTGATGCCTTGTCATGTACTGCAATGTTGGCACGATGAAATTGAAGAGGGATGCTCCGTACCTTTTATTCATATGGGCGAATCTGTAGCCGAGGAGCTCAAGGAGGCAAAGCTGAGGCCGATTGAAGCTGGAAGCGCTCTCAGCATTGGTGTTCTAGCCACCAACTCATCGTTGGTGACTAGGATGTATCAGCAGAAACTTGAAAACGAG GGTTTTGAGGTTTTAATACCGGATTCAAACACCTTGAAACATATAGTGATGCCTGCAGTTGAAGCGTTGAGCCAAAAAGACTTTGTAGGAGCAACGAATTTGTTGAGAATCTCTCTTCATATTCTTCTGGTTAGAGCTGTGAACCGGATAGTTCTTGCTTCTGACGAGTTACGAGAACTTTTGCCTCCGGATGATCCCTTGTGGAGAAAATGCATAGATCCGATGGATGCTTTAGCCTGCTCGACTGTCAAGTACGCTCAATCTGCAGAGAGAAGAAGTAAATAG
- the LOC130992163 gene encoding uncharacterized protein LOC130992163, whose amino-acid sequence MAACGLGTSTLTVANLELGFVIPKLSNLQTLCGLRARKFVQFNDLALSHNSKKAILIRCRSSNSEAGPDSTTNLENNPEESLSSDVPSTYVPNPFEVESLLTVLCDTKSIMQFELKLGEFQLHVTRESAEQSAPPQAPVPAPVAAHAAPETPGSDNSELSPPLALAKSSSFSGRVQTLLDKAADEGLAILQSPRVGYFRRSRTIKGKRAPPSCKEKDTVKEGQVLCYIEQLGGEIPVESDISGEVVRILKEDGDPVGYGDALVAVLPSFPGIMKLQ is encoded by the exons ATGGCTGCGT GTGGTTTAGGGACTTCAACCCTTACAGTTGCAAACTTGGAGCTGGGCTTTGTTATACCCAAATTGAGCAATTTGCAAACTTTGTGTGGTTTGAGGGCTCGAAAATTTGTCCAATTTAATGATCTGGCACTGTCACATAATTCAAAGAAAGCTATATTGATTAGGTGCCGGAGTTCGAATTCCGAGGCTGGGCCTGATT CCACTACCAATTTGGAGAACAATCCTGAAGAAAGTCTGTCATCTGATGTGCCAAGCACATACGTTCCCAATCCGTTTGAG GTAGAATCTCTTCTTACAGTTCTGTGTGACACAAAATCAATCATGCAGTTTGAACTTAAA CTTGGGGAGTTTCAATTACATGTGACTAGAGAATCGGCTGAGCAGAGCGCACCTCCACAAGCTCCAGTTCCTGCACCAGTTGCTGCCCATGCAGCTCCTGAAACTCCTGGTTCTGATAATTCTGAACTGTCACCGCCTTTAGCCCTCGCCAAATCATCATCTTTCTCTGGAAGAGTTCAGACCTTGCTTGACAAGGCAGCGGATGAAGGTTTGGCAATACTTCAATCTCCAAGG GTTGGATACTTTAGAAGATCTAGGACGATTAAAGGGAAACGGGCTCCTCCATCTTGCAAAGAG AAGGACACAGTGAAGGAGGGTCAGGTGCTCTGCTACATCGAACAGCTAGGTGGAGAAATACCTGTTGAG TCCGACATTTCTGGTGAGGTCGTTAGGATACTTAAAGAAGATGGCG ATCCCGTTGGATATGGTGATGCTCTTGTCGCAGTCCTTCCTTCCTTTCCTGGAATAATGAAGCTTCAATAG
- the LOC130992140 gene encoding uncharacterized protein LOC130992140, translating into MSLTSVKMSEDVWLTCLTHALSTETEEIMGLLLGDIQSSKNGNVTALIWGALPQPRSDRQKDRVETNPEQLTAASVHAERMTTETGTTTRVIGWYHSHPHITVLPSHVDVRTQAMYQLLDSGFIGLIFSCFSEDAQKVGRIQVIAFQSMDGKQGHMMKPLSLTPVLKSAIIDVESSMSSSDNAIAVFGSSKGETMEQDTGDSEAAGRASKGSGKSPRLGGFFANANAKTGNNSHANSLNDAIHDLDPMDMTEGMQEAMHLSNLEMSGAEYIRKEIPLHVLPTSSLLSLDSPLSSFTNLQRVLYEEEKTAYNQAMAQNTRDSKVHPLSFIHHTSTYKSSMCKMIEYCLSPAMTVLQDRLRENEIQLNLLVEEASLLESEVSRGSPSNSSPRSPSQGHRSGSSSHRDLYPTDLSHLKNVGGNRSRRGSQS; encoded by the exons ATGTCTCTAACAAGCGTGAAGATGTCGGAGGATGTGTGGTTGACGTGTCTGACCCATGCATTGTCCACTGAGACTGAGGAGATCATGGGCCTTCTTCTTGGTGATATACAG aGTTCAAAGAATGGTAATGTAACTGCATTGATTTGGGGAGCACTTCCACAACCACGTTCTGATCGACAGAAGGATAGAGTAGAGACTAACCCAGAGCAGCTGACTGCTGCATCAGTTCATGCTGAG AGAATGACAACGGAAACAGGGACTACAACTAGAGTGATTGGCTGGTATCACTCACATCCTCATATCACAGTCCTACCATCTCATGTTG ATGTGCGAACTCAAGCAATGTATCAGCTATTGGATTCTGGGTTTATTGGTTTGATATTTTCTTGTTTCAGTGAAGATGCTCAAAAG GTTGGAAGGATTCAAGTCATTGCATTTCAGTCTATGGATGGGAAGCAGGGTCACATGATGAAACCTCTTTCTCTCACTCCTGTTTTAAAAAGTGCTATTATAGATGTAGAGTCGTCCATGAGTTCTTCAGATAATGCAATTGCCGTGTTTGGTTCTTCCAAAGGAGAAACTATGGAACAAGACACTGGAGATTCGGAGGCAGCTGGTAGGGCTTCTAAG GGCTCGGGGAAATCACCACGTTTGGGAGGTTTTTTTgctaatgctaatgctaaaaCAGGAAACAATAGTCATGCTAACAGTTTGAATGATGCAATTCATGACTTGGATCCCATGGATATGACTGAAGGTATGCAAGAAGCGATGCATTTGTCAAATTTGGAGATGAG TGGCGCAGAATATATCAGAAAGGAAATTCCTCTTCATGTTCTCCCTACATCATCCCTTTTGAGTCTCGATTCGCCTTTGTCATCATTTACAAATCTCCAGCGGGTACTGTATGAAGAGGAGAAGACTGCATATAATCAAGCAATGGCACAAAATACAAG GGACAGCAAAGTTCACCCCCTCTCTTTCATTCATCACACATCCACGTACAAGTCTTCCATGTGCAAAATGATTGAGTACTG CTTGAGTCCTGCCATGACTGTTCTTCAAGATCGCTTGAGAGAAAATGAAATTCAG TTAAATCTGCTCGTGGAAGAAGCCAGCCTACTGGAATCAGAGGTCTCAAGAGGGAGTCCCTCAAATTCGTCTCCTCGCTCTCCATCTCAAGGGCACCGCAGTGGTTCCTCCAGTCACAGGGACCTATATCCGACAGACTTGAGCCACCTAAAAAATGTCGGTGGTAACCGGAGCCGAAGAGGGTCCCAGTCGTGA
- the LOC130992193 gene encoding late embryogenesis abundant protein 29-like: MAGQGPHNNSFSGQAQMTRDSLHDQGESQNFLQETGSHAKNMAQGAADVGKGAVLGAASLARGAATGVANVATGAADAIKNTFGGAADSHHYSNASVDSSANPSANQSTYANRPSYPHNPN, from the exons ATGGCCGGCCAAGGTCCCCACAACAACTCATTTTCAGGCCAAGCTCAG ATGACGAGAGATAGCTTACACGATCAAGGCGAGAGCCAAAATTTCCTTCAAGAG ACCGGGTCACATGCTAAGAATATGGCGCAAGGCGCAGCTGATGTGGGCAAAGGAGCCGTGCTCGGGGCAGCTAGCCTTGCCCGTGGGGCAGCCACGGGCGTGGCGAATGTGGCCACGGGTGCAGCCGATGCTATAAAAAATACCTTCGGAGGTGCCGCCGACAGTCATCATTATAGCAATGCTAGCGTGGACAGCTCGGCTAATCCAAGTGCAAATCAATCCACTTATGCCAACAGGCCTAGCTATCCACACAACCCCAACTAA
- the LOC130992136 gene encoding uncharacterized protein LOC130992136, with amino-acid sequence MPKDRRVNSSSFDRSMVSPYSCSSKISDRKSSKSSLPHVGDEKEWDEVRCPICMEQPHNAVLLLCSSHEKGCRPFICDTSYRHSNCFDQYRKSSSAAANLHALLEEQPSELVCPLCRGTVTGWDVLYPARKFLNSKTRSCSLETCSFSGNYAELRKHARLEHPSGRPSEASPNRQAYWTTLEQQRDIEDARVYQSDIEYDLDAWTDWDALVADDFWNARSGLLSLDEWVGDDFWSGGSLFDFPSGISDVEDDLSTLSGLSMPFFSPYFSSPDDDMLDSGNSRSEDDDMMDSGNSRSGAGGDRSQWATVSGLRLNVHLGNVAPSSGSGPTYHSEDDANVSRPRSSYQREADSSNSRSRSGHHRENVGTISSNRSSYRRADDPASSRASYSRSNNSNASRSRSRYYREIDHGNSRRRSSYSREREQRDSRSRFHGNRDFTRSFRGSSRQQPPSETGGRRD; translated from the coding sequence ATGCCAAAAGATAGGAGGGTGAATTCCTCATCTTTTGACCGTTCTATGGTGTCCCCTTATTCTTGCAGCTCGAAGATTTCAGATCGCAAGAGTAGCAAAAGCTCTTTGCCTCATGTCGGGGATGAAAAGGAATGGGATGAAGTTCGATGCCCCATTTGTATGGAGCAGCCCCACAATGCTGTCTTGTTACTCTGCTCTTCCCATGAGAAAGGTTGTCGTCCTTTCATCTGTGACACAAGCTATCGACACTCCAATTGTTTTGATCAGTACCGGAAGTCGTCATCTGCAGCAGCAAATTTACATGCTTTATTGGAAGAACAACCATCTGAGCTTGTATGCCCCCTCTGTCGAGGGACGGTCACAGGGTGGGATGTCTTATACCCTGCAAGAAAATTCTTGAATTCTAAGACAAGAAGTTGTTCTTTAGAAACTTGTAGCTTCAGTGGGAACTATGCAGAGCTGAGGAAGCATGCTAGGCTCGAGCACCCATCTGGACGCCCATCAGAGGCCAGTCCCAATCGGCAGGCGTACTGGACAACGCTGGAGCAACAGAGGGACATCGAGGATGCACGTGTATACCAGTCAGATATAGAGTATGACTTAGATGCGTGGACTGACTGGGATGCATTGGTTGCAGATGACTTCTGGAATGCAAGAAGCGGACTGCTTAGCTTGGATGAGTGGGTGGGAGACGATTTCTGGAGTGGAGGAAGCTTGTTCGACTTCCCGAGTGGTATATCTGACGTTGAGGACGATCTATCAACGTTAAGTGGTCTCTCGATGCCATTTTTCAGCCCATACTTTTCTTCGCCGGATGATGACATGTTGGATTCCGGCAACTCAAGAAGTGAAGATGATGACATGATGGATTCCGGCAACTCAAGAAGCGGAGCCGGAGGCGATCGGTCCCAGTGGGCCACCGTATCTGGTTTGAGATTGAACGTTCATTTGGGAAATGTCGCACCAAGTTCAGGGTCCGGACCAACTTATCATAGTGAAGATGATGCAAATGTTTCGAGGCCAAGATCAAGCTATCAAAGGGAAGCTGATTCGTCAAATTCAAGGTCGAGATCGGGCCATCACAGAGAAAATGTTGGAACAATTTCAAGTAATAGATCGAGCTATCGCAGGGCAGACGATCCTGCGAGTTCAAGGGCAAGCTATTCGAGGTCGAACAATTCAAATGCTTCAAGATCGAGATCAAGGTATTACAGAGAAATTGATCATGGAAACTCAAGAAGGAGATCAAGTTATAGTAGGGAGAGGGAGCAGCGTGATTCGAGATCGAGGTTTCATGGTAATAGGGATTTTACAAGGAGTTTTCGTGGCTCATCAAGACAACAGCCGCCTAGTGAAACTGGTGGTCGACGAGATTGA